Proteins encoded in a region of the Benincasa hispida cultivar B227 chromosome 2, ASM972705v1, whole genome shotgun sequence genome:
- the LOC120070911 gene encoding pentatricopeptide repeat-containing protein At4g32430, mitochondrial isoform X2 — translation MLTRHLNFKSFHVKSNQRFPSFKFFRSFQHDYNLFDQSPPPNAASTNRVLLNYLHRDGAFQSLRFFKKQIRWSLDGSTDEFTLALALKACCGLPKLGRQIHGFVISSGFVSHITVSNSLMNMYCKSGQLEKAFSVFENLHDPDIVSWNTILSGFQKSENALSFAVRMNLNGVKFDPVTYTTALAFCLDGEDFLFGWQLHTLALKCGLKGDVFVGNALITMYSRWEHLVDARQVFDEMQSRDRVSWSAMVTGYAQEGDHGLEAILLFIQMVREGVKFDNVAITGALSVCGHERNLELGKQIHCLTVKTGYETHTSVGNVLISTYSKCEIIEDAKAVFELINDRNVISWTTMISLYEEGAVSLFNKMRLDGVYPNDVTFIGLLHAITIRNMVEQGLMVHGLCIKADFVSELGIGNSLITMYAKFESMQDASRVFMELPYREIISWNALISGYAQNTLCQEALETFLCAIMESKPNEYTFGSVLNAISAGEGALLDMYAKRGSIQESQRVFNETSKRSQFAWTALISGYAQHGDYDSVMKLFEEMEKEKIKPDAVIFLSVLVACSRNRMVDMGRRFFDMMIKDHMIEPAGEHYSCMVDLLGRAGRLEEAEEMLARIPGEPGISALQSLLGACRIHGNVEMAERMANALMKKKPLESGSYVLMSNLYAQKGDWEKVAEMRKGMRERGVKKEIGFSWVDVGNFGASNLYLHGFSSGDVSHPQSEEICRMAEYMGAEMKFQKDRERERQTHVIDQLIVSDLVLLDG, via the exons ATGCTTACCCGCCATCTGAATTTCAAATCCTTTCATGTCAAATCCAATCAACGATTCCCAAGCTTCAAATTTTTCCGCTCTTTTCAACATGACTACAACCTGTTTGATCAAAGTCCTCCTCCAAATGCAGCCTCTACCAACCGCGTTTTGCTCAATTACTTGCACAGAGACGGAGCATTTCAATCCCTTCGTTTTTTCAAGAAGCAAATTCGGTGGAGTCTTGATGGGAGTACCGATGAGTTCACTTTGGCCCTTGCTCTGAAGGCCTGTTGTGGGCTTCCTAAACTAGGTAGACAAATTCATGGATTTGTTATTTCTTCTGGGTTTGTTTCCCACATTACAGTCTCTAACTCTTTAATGAATATGTACTGTAAATCTGGACAGCTTGAGAAGGCTTTTAGTGTCTTCGAGAATTTACATGACCCAGATATTGTTTCGTGGAATACTATTCTTTCCGGGTTCCAGAAGAGTGAGAACGCTTTGAGTTTTGCTGTTAGAATGAATTTAAATGGTGTTAAGTTTGATCCTGTGACTTATACTACCGCACTTGCCTTCTGCTTAGATGGAGAGGATTTTCTTTTTGGTTGGCAACTGCATACTCTTGCTCTGAAATGTGGATTGAAAGGTGATGTGTTTGTTGGAAATGCTTTGATCACGATGTACTCGAGATGGGAACATCTTGTGGATGCTAGACAAGTGTTCGATGAAATGCAGAGCCGGGATCGGGTGTCCTGGAGTGCGATGGTTACTGGTTATGCACAAGAGGGAGATCATGGGTTAGAAGCAATTTTGCTGTTCATTCAAATGGTGAGAGAAGGAGTGAAGTTTGACAATGTAGCAATTACTGGAGCACTTTCTGTCTGTGGTCATGAAAGAAACTTGGAGCTTGGAAAACAGATCCATTGTTTGACTGTGAAAACAGGATATGAAACTCATACTTCTGTCGGTAATGTTCTGATCTCAACGTACTCCAAGTGTGAGATCATTGAAGATGCAAAGGCAGTCTTCGAGTTAATCAATGACCGAAATGTGATCTCGTGGACGACTATGATCTCGTTGTATGAAGAAGGTGCAGTTTCTTTGTTCAATAAGATGAGATTAGATGGAGTGTATCCAAATGACGTTACGTTTATTGGATTACTTCATGCCATTACAATAAGGAATATGGTGGAACAGGGACTAATGGTCCATGGATTATGTATCAAAGCTGACTTTGTATCAGAGTTAGGTATCGGCAATAGTCTAATAACCATGTATGCTAAATTCGAGTCGATGCAAGATGCCTCAAGAGTGTTTATGGAACTTCCATATAGAGAGATAATATCATGGAATGCTTTAATTTCTGGGTATGCTCAAAATACGTTATGTCAAGAAGCTTTAGAGACATTTCTTTGTGCAATAATGGAATCTAAACCAAACGAATACACCTTTGGAAGTGTTCTGAATGCAATCAGTGCTGGTGAAG GTGCCCTCCTAGACATGTATGCAAAGCGTGGGAGCATTCAAGAGTCCCAAAGAGTTTTCAATGAAACATCCAAAAGAAGTCAATTCGCTTGGACGGCGCTGATCTCTGGCTATGCACAACACGGAGACTACGATTCAGTGATGAAGCTATTTGAAGAGATGGAGAAGGAAAAGATAAAGCCTGATGCAGTTATCTTCTTATCTGTCCTAGTGGCATGTAGCAGGAACAGGATGGTCGACATGGGTCGTAGATTTTTTGATATGATGATCAAAGATCATATGATTGAGCCAGCAGGAGAGCACTACTCTTGTATGGTTGATTTGTTGGGCCGTGCAGGGCGATTGGAAGAGGCGGAGGAAATGCTAGCGCGCATACCGGGAGAGCCGGGGATATCTGCATTACAAAGCTTGCTTGGAGCATGTCGGATACACGGGAATGTGGAGATGGCAGAGAGAATGGCCAATGCTTTGATGAAGAAGAAGCCATTGGAATCAGGATCATATGTGTTGATGTCAAATCTGTATGCTCAGAAGGGAGATTGGGAAAAAGTTGCTGAAATGAGGAAGGGAATGAGAGAAAGAGGAGTGAAGAAAGAGATTGGATTCAGTTGGGTAGATGTTGGTAACTTTGGTGCTTCTAATTTATACTTACATGGCTTTTCATCAGGGGATGTTTCTCATCCACAATCAGAGGAGATATGTAGAATGGCAGAATATATGGGAGCAGAAATGAAGTTTCAaaaagatagagagagagagaggcagACCCATGTGATTGATCAATTAATTGTATCAGATTTAGTTTTACTTGATGGATGA
- the LOC120070911 gene encoding pentatricopeptide repeat-containing protein At4g32430, mitochondrial isoform X1, whose product MLTRHLNFKSFHVKSNQRFPSFKFFRSFQHDYNLFDQSPPPNAASTNRVLLNYLHRDGAFQSLRFFKKQIRWSLDGSTDEFTLALALKACCGLPKLGRQIHGFVISSGFVSHITVSNSLMNMYCKSGQLEKAFSVFENLHDPDIVSWNTILSGFQKSENALSFAVRMNLNGVKFDPVTYTTALAFCLDGEDFLFGWQLHTLALKCGLKGDVFVGNALITMYSRWEHLVDARQVFDEMQSRDRVSWSAMVTGYAQEGDHGLEAILLFIQMVREGVKFDNVAITGALSVCGHERNLELGKQIHCLTVKTGYETHTSVGNVLISTYSKCEIIEDAKAVFELINDRNVISWTTMISLYEEGAVSLFNKMRLDGVYPNDVTFIGLLHAITIRNMVEQGLMVHGLCIKADFVSELGIGNSLITMYAKFESMQDASRVFMELPYREIISWNALISGYAQNTLCQEALETFLCAIMESKPNEYTFGSVLNAISAGEGISIKHGQRCHSHLIKVGLNFDPIISGALLDMYAKRGSIQESQRVFNETSKRSQFAWTALISGYAQHGDYDSVMKLFEEMEKEKIKPDAVIFLSVLVACSRNRMVDMGRRFFDMMIKDHMIEPAGEHYSCMVDLLGRAGRLEEAEEMLARIPGEPGISALQSLLGACRIHGNVEMAERMANALMKKKPLESGSYVLMSNLYAQKGDWEKVAEMRKGMRERGVKKEIGFSWVDVGNFGASNLYLHGFSSGDVSHPQSEEICRMAEYMGAEMKFQKDRERERQTHVIDQLIVSDLVLLDG is encoded by the coding sequence ATGCTTACCCGCCATCTGAATTTCAAATCCTTTCATGTCAAATCCAATCAACGATTCCCAAGCTTCAAATTTTTCCGCTCTTTTCAACATGACTACAACCTGTTTGATCAAAGTCCTCCTCCAAATGCAGCCTCTACCAACCGCGTTTTGCTCAATTACTTGCACAGAGACGGAGCATTTCAATCCCTTCGTTTTTTCAAGAAGCAAATTCGGTGGAGTCTTGATGGGAGTACCGATGAGTTCACTTTGGCCCTTGCTCTGAAGGCCTGTTGTGGGCTTCCTAAACTAGGTAGACAAATTCATGGATTTGTTATTTCTTCTGGGTTTGTTTCCCACATTACAGTCTCTAACTCTTTAATGAATATGTACTGTAAATCTGGACAGCTTGAGAAGGCTTTTAGTGTCTTCGAGAATTTACATGACCCAGATATTGTTTCGTGGAATACTATTCTTTCCGGGTTCCAGAAGAGTGAGAACGCTTTGAGTTTTGCTGTTAGAATGAATTTAAATGGTGTTAAGTTTGATCCTGTGACTTATACTACCGCACTTGCCTTCTGCTTAGATGGAGAGGATTTTCTTTTTGGTTGGCAACTGCATACTCTTGCTCTGAAATGTGGATTGAAAGGTGATGTGTTTGTTGGAAATGCTTTGATCACGATGTACTCGAGATGGGAACATCTTGTGGATGCTAGACAAGTGTTCGATGAAATGCAGAGCCGGGATCGGGTGTCCTGGAGTGCGATGGTTACTGGTTATGCACAAGAGGGAGATCATGGGTTAGAAGCAATTTTGCTGTTCATTCAAATGGTGAGAGAAGGAGTGAAGTTTGACAATGTAGCAATTACTGGAGCACTTTCTGTCTGTGGTCATGAAAGAAACTTGGAGCTTGGAAAACAGATCCATTGTTTGACTGTGAAAACAGGATATGAAACTCATACTTCTGTCGGTAATGTTCTGATCTCAACGTACTCCAAGTGTGAGATCATTGAAGATGCAAAGGCAGTCTTCGAGTTAATCAATGACCGAAATGTGATCTCGTGGACGACTATGATCTCGTTGTATGAAGAAGGTGCAGTTTCTTTGTTCAATAAGATGAGATTAGATGGAGTGTATCCAAATGACGTTACGTTTATTGGATTACTTCATGCCATTACAATAAGGAATATGGTGGAACAGGGACTAATGGTCCATGGATTATGTATCAAAGCTGACTTTGTATCAGAGTTAGGTATCGGCAATAGTCTAATAACCATGTATGCTAAATTCGAGTCGATGCAAGATGCCTCAAGAGTGTTTATGGAACTTCCATATAGAGAGATAATATCATGGAATGCTTTAATTTCTGGGTATGCTCAAAATACGTTATGTCAAGAAGCTTTAGAGACATTTCTTTGTGCAATAATGGAATCTAAACCAAACGAATACACCTTTGGAAGTGTTCTGAATGCAATCAGTGCTGGTGAAGGTATATCTATAAAGCATGGCCAACGATGTCATTCTCATTTGATCAAAGTTGGATTAAACTTCGACCCTATAATTTCAGGTGCCCTCCTAGACATGTATGCAAAGCGTGGGAGCATTCAAGAGTCCCAAAGAGTTTTCAATGAAACATCCAAAAGAAGTCAATTCGCTTGGACGGCGCTGATCTCTGGCTATGCACAACACGGAGACTACGATTCAGTGATGAAGCTATTTGAAGAGATGGAGAAGGAAAAGATAAAGCCTGATGCAGTTATCTTCTTATCTGTCCTAGTGGCATGTAGCAGGAACAGGATGGTCGACATGGGTCGTAGATTTTTTGATATGATGATCAAAGATCATATGATTGAGCCAGCAGGAGAGCACTACTCTTGTATGGTTGATTTGTTGGGCCGTGCAGGGCGATTGGAAGAGGCGGAGGAAATGCTAGCGCGCATACCGGGAGAGCCGGGGATATCTGCATTACAAAGCTTGCTTGGAGCATGTCGGATACACGGGAATGTGGAGATGGCAGAGAGAATGGCCAATGCTTTGATGAAGAAGAAGCCATTGGAATCAGGATCATATGTGTTGATGTCAAATCTGTATGCTCAGAAGGGAGATTGGGAAAAAGTTGCTGAAATGAGGAAGGGAATGAGAGAAAGAGGAGTGAAGAAAGAGATTGGATTCAGTTGGGTAGATGTTGGTAACTTTGGTGCTTCTAATTTATACTTACATGGCTTTTCATCAGGGGATGTTTCTCATCCACAATCAGAGGAGATATGTAGAATGGCAGAATATATGGGAGCAGAAATGAAGTTTCAaaaagatagagagagagagaggcagACCCATGTGATTGATCAATTAATTGTATCAGATTTAGTTTTACTTGATGGATGA